A DNA window from Nerophis lumbriciformis linkage group LG03, RoL_Nlum_v2.1, whole genome shotgun sequence contains the following coding sequences:
- the gtf2h3 gene encoding general transcription factor IIH subunit 3 encodes MASEDEISLLVIVVDVNPIWWGQQAQREPQFTLSKCMDAVMVMANSHVAMSRSNKLAVIASHCQDSHFLYPRRSHGNGDNGDDASSSGDGKYELLSVANNIMAEEIRNLMSKIEVKGNSTDTLLAGSLAKALCYINRVSKEREAGQDIKSRILVIKAADDCSQQYMHFMNVIFAAQKQNILIDACVLESDSGLLQQACDITGGLYLKIPQKVAIAQYLLWVFLPDAEQRSQLMLPPPAHVDYRAACFCHRNLIEIGYVCSVCLSIFCNFSPICTTCETAFKIQLPQMVKGKKKKLKAS; translated from the exons TTTACTCTGTCCAAATGTATGGACGCCGTCATGGTGATGGCCAACTCCCACGTGGCCATGAGCAGGAGCAACAAGCTGGCCGTCATCGCCAGTCACTGTCAAGACAG CCACTTCCTGTACCCCAGACGGAGTCACGGGAACGGCGACAACGGAGACGACGCGTCCTCCAGCGGCGACGGAAAATACGAACTGCTCTCGGTGGCCAATAACATCATGGCCGAGGAGATCAGGAATCTGATGTCCAAAA TTGAAGTGAAGGGAAATTCCACAGACACTTTGCTGGCGGGATCCCTCGCCAAAGCTCTCTGCT ACATCAACAGAGTCTCAAAGGAACGTGAAG ctggacAGGATATCAAGTCACGGATTTTG GTGATAAAGGCAGCAGACGACTGCTCCCAGCAGTACATGCACTTCATGAATGTCATCTTTGCTGCCCAGAAGCAG AACATCCTGATTGATGCATGCGTGCTGGAGTCGGATTCTGGTCTCCTCCAGCAG GCTTGTGACATAACCGGAGGCTTGTACCTGAAGATTCCACAGAAGGTGGCCATAGCTCAATACCTGCTG TGGGTGTTCCTGCCTGACGCGGAGCAGCGCTCTCAGCTGATGCTTCCGCCGCCGGCCCACGTGGATTACAGGGCGGCGTGCTTCTGTCACCGCAACCTCATCGAAATCGGCTACGTCTGCTCCGTTTGCCTGTCAA TATTCTGCAACTTTAGCCCCATCTGTACCACCTGCGA gaCTGCTTTCAAAATCCAGCTCCCCCAGATGGTTAAAGGCAAAAAGAAGAAACTCAAAGCATCATGA